One window of Oryza brachyantha chromosome 12, ObraRS2, whole genome shotgun sequence genomic DNA carries:
- the LOC102708201 gene encoding proline--tRNA ligase, cytoplasmic, whose product MSSGGKGGGGGGKGGGGGGKKKEVKKETKLGMAFKKDDNFGEWYSEVVVNSEMIEYYDISGCYILRPWAMEIWELLKEFFDAEIKKLKLKPYYFPLFVTENVLQKEKDHIEGFAPEVAWVTKSGKSDLEAPIAIRPTSETVMYPYFSKWIRSHRDLPLRCNQWCNVVRWEFSNPTPFIRSREFLWQEGHTAFATKEEADEEVLQILELYRRIYEEFLAVPVSKGRKSEMEKFAGGLYTTSVEAFIPNTGRGVQGATSHCLGQNFAKMFDITFENDKGSRSMVWQNSWAYTTRSIGVMVMTHGDDKGLVLPPRVAPLQVIVIPVPYKDVDTTAIVNECKKTVATLEEAGIRADLDTRENYSPGWKYSHWEMKGVPLRIEIGPKDMANNQVRVVRRDNGAKADIPTADLAEKVSVLLDEIQKNLFETAKQKRDACLKVVNTWDEFIAALNDKKLILAPWCDEEEVEKDVKARTKGDLGAAKTLCTPFEQPDLPEGTTCFASGKPAKKWSFWGRSY is encoded by the exons GTTGTCGTTAACAGTGAAATGATTGAGTATTATGACATATCTGGTTGTTATATCTTGAGGCCATGGGCGATGGAAATCTGGGAATTGCTTAAA GAATTCTTTGatgcagaaataaaaaagctAAAGCTGAAACCTTATTATTTCCCTTTGTTTGTGACTGAGAATGTTCTGCAGAAAGAGAAAGACCACATTGAGGGCTTTGCACCAGAG GTAGCATGGGTCACTAAATCTGGAAAATCTGATCTGGAAGCTCCTATCGCAATTCGTCCTACATCTGAGACTGTCATGTATCCATACTTCTCCAAATGGATAAGAAGTCACCGGGACTTGCCTTTGAGGTGTAACCAGTGGTGTAATGTTGTGCGCTGGGAGTTTAGCAATCCAACTCCATTCATAAG GAGCCGTGAGTTCCTTTGGCAAGAAGGGCATACAGCTTTTGCAACTAAAGAGGAGGCAGATGAAGAG GTTCTCCAAATTTTGGAACTCTACCGAAGGATATATGAAGAATTTTTAGCAGTTCCAGTTTCCAAAGGGAGGAAAAGTGAGATGGAAAAATTTGCCGGTGGACTATATACAACAAGTGTTGAG GCCTTCATTCCAAACACAGGTCGTGGTGTACAAGGGGCAACATCACATTGTCTTGGTCAAAACTTTGCAAAGATGTTCGATATCACTTTTGAGAATGATAAGGGCTCAAGATCCATGGTGTGGCAGAACTCTTGGGCATACACCACCCGCTCG ATTGGGGTGATGGTGATGACACATGGAGATGACAAAGGTTTAGTGCTTCCACCAAGGGTGGCACCTCTTCAAGTCATTGTTATTCCTGTTCCATACAAAGATGTTGACACAACAGCTATTGTAAATGAATGCAAAAAGACTGTCGCCACGCTGGAGGAAGCTGGTATTCGAGCAGACTTAGATACCCGTGAAAACTATTCTCCAGGATGGAAGTACTCCCACTGGGAGATGAAAGGCGTTCCTCTAAGAATTGAGATAGGTCCAAAAGATATGGCTAACAATCAG GTCCGTGTTGTGAGGCGAGACAATGGTGCAAAAGCTGATATTCCTACTGCTGACTTGGCTGAGAAAGTTAGTGTGTTACTTGATGAGATTCAGAAGAATTTGTTTGAGACAGCCAAACAAAAGAGAGATGCCTGCCTTAAGGTTGTCAACACCTGGGATGAATTCATAGCAGCACTGAATGACAAAAAGTTGATCCTGGCTCCATGGTGTGATGAAGAG GAAGTTGAGAAGGATGTGAAGGCTCGGACAAAAGGTGATTTGGGAGCTGCCAAGACATTGTGTACACCATTTGAACAGCCAGACCTCCCAGAAG GAACCACATGCTTTGCTTCGGGGAAGCCAGCGAAGAAATGGTCATTCTGGGGCCGCAGCTATTGA
- the LOC102707729 gene encoding UDP-glucose 6-dehydrogenase 5: protein MVKICCIGAGYVGGPTMAVIALKCPAIEVVVVDIAKPRIDAWNSDQLPIYEPGLDEVVKECRGRNLFFSTDVEKHVAEADIIFVSVNTPTKTRGLGAGKAADLTYWESAARMIADVSRSDKIVVEKSTVPVKTAEAIEKILTHNSKGINYQILSNPEFLAEGTAIEDLFKPDRVLIGGRETPEGKKAVQALKEVYAHWVPEERILTTNLWSAELSKLAANAFLAQRISSVNAISALCEATGANVSEVAYAVGKDTRIGPKFLNASVGFGGSCFQKDILNLVYICECNGLPEVANYWKQVIKINDYQKSRFVNRVVSSMFNTVSGKKIAVLGFAFKKDTGDTRETPAIDVCHGLLGDKAQISIYDPQVTEDQIQRDLSMAKFDWDHPRHLQPTSPTAFKQVSVVWDAYEATKGAHGLCILTEWDEFKTLDYQRIFDNMQKPAFVFDGRNVVDPEKLREIGFIVYSIGKPLDAWLKDMPAVA from the coding sequence ATGGTGAAGATCTGCTGCATCGGAGCTGGCTATGTCGGCGGCCCAACCATGGCTGTCATTGCCCTCAAATGTCCAGCAATCGAGGTGGTGGTTGTTGACATTGCCAAGCCTCGCATTGATGCCTGGAACAGCGACCAGCTCCCGATCTACGAGCCTGGTCTCGATGAGGTCGTGAAGGAATGCAGGGGCAGAAACCTCTTCTTCAGCACTGATGTGGAGAAGCATGTCGCTGAGGCGGACATCATCTTCGTATCTGTCAATACCCCCACCAAGACCCGTGGCCTTGGAGCCGGCAAGGCTGCTGACCTTACCTATTGGGAGAGTGCTGCTCGGATGATTGCCGATGTCTCCAGGTCTGACAAAATCGTTGTTGAGAAGTCCACTGTCCCTGTCAAGACTGCAGAAGCAATTGAGAAGATCTTGACCCACAACAGCAAGGGCATCAACTACCAGATCCTTTCCAACCCAGAGTTCCTTGCAGAGGGCACTGCAATCGAAGATCTCTTCAAGCCTGACAGAGTGCTTATTGGTGGCCGGGAGACCCCTGAGGGAAAGAAGGCTGTTCAGGCTCTCAAGGAGGTTTACGCCCACTGGGTTCCTGAGGAGAGAATCCTCACCACCAATCTGTGGTCTGCTGAGCTCTCCAAGCTCGCTGCGAACGCATTCTTGGCACAGAGAATCTCTTCTGTGAATGCTATCTCCGCGCTATGTGAGGCCACTGGTGCCAATGTGTCCGAGGTGGCTTATGCTGTAGGGAAGGACACAAGGATTGGTCCCAAGTTCCTGAACGCAAGTGTTGGATTTGGTGGCTCCTGTTTCCAGAAGGACATCCTGAACTTGGTGTACATCTGCGAGTGCAATGGCCTTCCTGAGGTGGCCAACTACTGGAAGCAGGTCATCAAGATCAACGACTACCAGAAGAGCCGGTTTGTCAACCGCGTTGTGTCATCCATGTTCAATACAGTCTCTGGCAAGAAGATTGCTGTCCTTGGCTTTGCCTTCAAGAAGGACACAGGTGACACCAGGGAGACACCTGCCATTGATGTGTGCCATGGACTGTTGGGTGACAAGGCTCAAATCAGCATATATGACCCACAGGTAACCGAAGATCAAATCCAGCGGGACCTTTCCATGGCAAAGTTTGATTGGGACCACCCAAGGCACCTGCAGCCAACCAGCCCTACTGCATTTAAACAGGTGAGTGTTGTCTGGGATGCATATGAGGCCACCAAAGGTGCTCATGGCCTCTGCATCCTCACTGAATGGGACGAGTTCAAGACCCTGGACTACCAGAGGATCTTTGACAACATGCAGAAGCCCGCGTTCGTCTTCGATGGACGCAATGTGGTTGATCCAGAGAAGCTCAGGGAGATTGGCTTCATCGTCTACTCCATTGGCAAGCCGCTTGATGCATGGCTCAAGGACATGCCTGCGGTTGCGTAA
- the LOC102707448 gene encoding UDP-glucose 6-dehydrogenase 5-like: MVKICCIGAGYVGGPTMAVIALKCPAIEVVVVDISKPRIDAWNSDQLPIYEPGLDDVVRECRGRNLFFSTDVERHVAEADIIFVSVNTPTKTRGLGAGKAADLTYWESAARMIADVSRSDKIVVEKSTVPVKTAEAIEKILTHNSKGVSYQILSNPEFLAEGTAIEDLFKPDRVLIGGRETPEGRKAVQALKEVYAHWVPEERILTTNLWSAELSKLAANAFLAQRISSVNAISALCEATGADVSEVAYAVGKDTRIGPKFLNASVGFGGSCFQKDILNLVYICECNGLPEVANYWKQVIRINDYQKSRFVNRVVSSMFNTVSGKKVAVLGFAFKKDTGDTRETPAIDVCHGLLGDRARVSIYDPQVTEEQIQRDLAMGKFDWDHPMHLQPTSPTAVKQVSVVWDAYEATKGAHGVCILTEWDEFRTLDYQRIFDNMQKPAFVFDGRNVVDPEKLREIGFIVYSIGKPLDAWLKDMPAVA; this comes from the coding sequence ATGGTGAAGATCTGCTGCATCGGAGCTGGCTACGTCGGCGGCCCGACCATGGCCGTCATTGCCCTCAAGTGCCCAGCGATCGAGGTGGTGGTCGTCGACATCTCCAAGCCCCGCATCGATGCCTGGAACAGCGACCAGCTCCCGATCTACGAGCCCGGCCTCGACGACGTGGTGAGGGAGTGCAGGGGCAGGAACCTCTTCTTCAGCACCGACGTCGAGCGGCACGTCGCCGAGGCGGACATCATCTTCGTCTCCGTCAACACGCCGACCAAGACGCGCGGCCTCGGGGCGGGCAAGGCCGCCGACCTCACCTACTGGGAGAGCGCCGCACGCATGATCGCCGACGTGTCCAGGTCCGACAAGATCGTCGTCGAGAAGTCCACCGTCCCCGTCAAGACGGCGGAGGCGATCGAGAAGATCCTGACGCACAACAGCAAGGGCGTCAGCTACCAGATCCTCTCCAACCCGGAGTTCCTCGCGGAGGGCACCGCCATCGAGGACCTCTTCAAGCCCGACCGGGTGCTCATCGGCGGCCGGGAGACCCCCGAGGGGAGGAAGGCCGTCCAAGCTCTCAAGGAGGTGTACGCGCACTGGGTCCCCGAGGAGAGGATCCTCACCACCAACCTGTGGTCGGCGGAGCTCTCGAAGCTCGCGGCGAACGCGTTCCTGGCGCAGAGGATCTCCTCCGTGAACGCCATCTCCGCGCTCTGCGAGGCCACCGGCGCCGACGTCTCCGAGGTGGCGTACGCCGTCGGGAAGGACACCAGGATCGGGCCCAAGTTCCTGAACGCCAGCGTCGGCTTCGGCGGCTCCTGCTTCCAGAAGGACATCCTCAACCTCGTCTACATCTGCGAGTGCAATGGCCTCCCCGAGGTGGCCAACTACTGGAAGCAGGTGATCAGGATCAACGACTACCAGAAGAGCCGGTTCGTGAACCGCGTCGTGTCCTCCATGTTCAACACGGTGTCCGGCAAGAAGGTCGCCGTGCTCGGCTTCGCGTTCAAGAAGGACACCGGCGACACCAGGGAGACGCCGGCCATCGACGTGTGCCACGGCCTGCTGGGCGACAGGGCGCGCGTCAGCATCTACGACCCGCAGGTGACCGAGGAGCAGATCCAGCGGGATCTCGCCATGGGCAAGTTCGACTGGGACCACCCGATGCACCTGCAGCCGACCAGCCCCACGGCGGTCAAGCAGGTGAGCGTCGTCTGGGACGCGTACGAGGCCACCAAGGGCGCCCATGGCGTCTGCATCCTCACCGAGTGGGACGAGTTCAGGACCCTGGACTACCAGAGGATCTTTGACAACATGCAGAAGCCGGCGTTCGTGTTCGACGGGCGCAACGTGGTCGACCCCGAGAAGCTCAGGGAGATCGGCTTCATCGTCTACTCCATTGGCAAGCCCCTCGATGCATGGCTCAAGGACATGCCTGCTGTTGCGTAA